Genomic DNA from Pseudomonas sp. CCC3.1:
CACGTGACGTTCTTCTTTTCGGGCGGCCGCGAAGAACCGTTCCCGGGTGAAGAGCGCATTTTGGTGCCGTCACCGAAGGTCGCCACCTACGACCTGCAGCCGGAAATGAGCGCTCCCGAAGTCACCGACAAGATCGTCGATGCCATCGAGCACCAACGTTATGACGTGATCGTGGTCAACTACGCCAACGGAGACATGGTCGGCCATAGCGGCGTGTTCGACGCAGCCGTCAAAGCGGTGGAATGTCTGGACCTGTGCGTGGGCCGCATCGTTGAAGCCTTGGACAAAGTTGGCGGCGAAGCCCTGATCACCGCTGACCACGGGAACGTTGAGCAGATGGAAGACGAGTCCACAGGCCAGGCACACACCGCCCACACCTGCGAACCCGTGCCGTTCATCTATGTCGGCAAGCGCCCGTTCAAGGTTCGCGAAGGCGGCGTATTGGCTGACGTTGCACCGACCATGCTCAAGCTGCTGGGTCTGCCACAGCCTGAAGAGATGACCGGCAAGACCATCCTGGTCGACGCGTAAGCGCAGGCCTTTGTGGGAGCTGGCTTGCCAGCGATTCAGGCGATAAGGTTTGACTGGTCGGCCACGGTGATCCCATCGCTGGCAAGCCAGCTCCCACAAGGTCAGCTTCACCAAGACACACAACCACAATTTCACCTTCTTCCATTTCTTATAGGCAACGATGGCGGGCATACTAGGCCGTCTCGTTCCCCCAGGTGTCGCCCGCCCCATGCTCCGCGCCCTTATAGCCCTAGCCCTCACGTGCCTGCTGCAACCGGCGTTTGCCGACGAGCGTGCGCAAACTCAACAACAGTTGGACGCCACGCGTCAGGACATCGGCGAGCTGAAAAAGCTCCTCGGTAAGCTCCAGGAAGAAAAAACCGGAGCACAAAAAGACCTGCGCAGCACCGAAACTGAAATCGGTAAGCTGGAAAAACAGGTGGAGGACCTGCAAAAAGAACTAAAAAAGAGTGAAGGCGAGCTGCTGCGCCTAGATAGCGAGAAGAAAAAACTCCACAGCGCAAAAGTCGAACAGCAACGCCTGATCGCCATTCAGGCCCGTGCCGCGTATCAGGGCGGCCGTCAGGAATACCTCAAGCTGTTACTCAATCAGCAAAACCCCGAGAAGTTCGCCCGAACCCTCACTTATTACGATTACCTCAGCCAAGCCCGCATGGCTCAGCTCAAAGGGTTCAACGAAACCCTGCGCCAGTTGGCCAACGTCGAAGCTGATATCAATCTGCAACAAGCGCAACTGCTGACACAAAAAAGCAGCCTGGACGCCCAGCGCGCCGAACTCGACACCGTGCGCGCCCAACGCCAGCAAGTGCTGGCCAAACTCAACAACGACGTCAAAGACCGCGATCAGAAACTCCAGTCGCGCGAGCAAGATCAGGCAGATCTGGCTAAAGTCCTCAAGACCATTGAAGAAACCCTCGCCCGTCAGGCCCGCGAAGCCGAAGAGGCGCGGCAAAAAGCGCTGATCGCTCAGCAAGAAGCCGAGAAGAAACGCCAGCGCGAGGCTGAGTCGGTTGTCACCGACGCCCCGCGCAAACCGGTCAAGTCGACCCCTGGTGCCTTGGTTTCAAGTGCAGGCGTCTCTTATGGCGGACCTTTTTCTCAGGCGCGGGGCAAACTTCCTTGGCCTGTTGATGGTCGACTGCTTGCACGCTTCGGTGAAAGCCGGGGCGACGATGCCCGTACCAAGTGGGACGGGGTGATGATCAGCGCCAATGCGGGCACCCAGGTGCACGCGGTGCACGGGGGGCGCGTGGTGTTTGCCGACTGGCTGCGCGGCGCAGGCCAACTGGTCATTCTGGACCACGGTAATGGTTACTTAAGCTTGTATGGCCACAATCAGACATTGCTTAAGGCCGCCGGAGACGTTGTTAAAGCTGGCGATGTGATTTCCACCGTGGGCAACAGCGGCGGGCAAGCCACACCAGCGCTGTATTTTGCTATTCGTCAGCAGGGCCGCCCCAGCGACCCTGCACAATGGTGTCGCACTCAAGGATGAGTCCATCACCTTTAATACGTAGGAGTTCGTTCAACATGCCGCACTTGTCCCGCCTCAACTCGCTGGCCCTGATGATCGCTCTGGTGGTTGGCTCGCCTCTGGCACTGGCTGCCCAGCCAGTCGCTCAGCCTGCGGCCGCCGCCAGCGCCAAGGCTCCGCTGCCGCTGGAAGAGCTGCGTACATTTGCCGAGGTCATGGACCGCATCAAGGCTGCGTATGTTGAACCCGTAGACGACAAGACCCTGCTGGAGAACGCCATCAAGGGCATGCTCAGCAACCTTGACCCGCACTCCGCGTATCTGGGGCCAGAAGACTTCGCAGAACTGCAAGAAAGCACCAGCGGTGAGTTCGGCGGGCTGGGCATCGAAGTCGGCTCTGAAGACGGCAATATCAAAATTGTCTCGCCCATCGACGACACTCCAGCCAGCAAGGCCGGTGTTCAGGCGGGCGACTTCATCGTCAAGATCAATGGTCAGCCCACACGTGGCCTGAGCATGACCGAAGCGGTGGACAAAATGCGCGGCAAGATCGGGCAGAAGATCACCCTGACCCTGGTGCGTGATGGCGGCACACCGTTCGACGTGACCCTGACCCGCGCCAACATTCAGGTCAAAAGCGTCAAGGCCCAGCTGCTTGAAGACGGCTACGGCTACATCCGCATTACCCAGTTCCAGGTCAAGACGGGCGAAGAAGTCGCCGCGGCACTGACCAAGCTGCGCAAGGAAAACGGCAACAAGAAGCTCAAGGGCATCATCCTTGATCTGCGTAACAACCCTGGCGGCGTGCTGCAATCGGCCGTTGAAGTGGTTGACCACTTCATCACCAAAGGCCTGATTGTCTACACCAAAGGCCGCATCGCCAACTCCGAACTGCGTTTCTCGGCCACCGGCAAAGACCTGAGCGAAGGCGTGCCTCTGGTGGTATTGATCAACGGCGGCAGCGCTTCGGCTTCGGAGATCGTCGCCGGCGCCCTGCAAGATCAAAAACGCGGCGTGGTGATGGGCACCACCAGCTTCGGCAAAGGCTCGGTGCAAACCGTGCTGCCGCTGAACAATGATCGCGCGCTGAAAATCACCACCGCGCTGTACTTCACGCCTAACGGCCGCTCGATCCAGGCCCAAGGCATCGTGCCGGACATCGAAGTCAGCCGCGCCAAGATCACTCGCGAGCAAGACACCGAGTACTACAAAGAGGCCGACCTGCAAGGTCACCTCGGCAACGGCAACGGCGGTGCAGATCGCCCAACCGGTTCTGGCCCGAAAGCCAAGCCCATGCCACAGGACGATGACTTCCAGTTGAGTCAGGCGTTGAGCCTGCTCAAAGGTTTGAGCATCACTCGCGGCAATTGAGATGCGTTTTTCGCTCGCCCTCGCCCTGCTCTGCTGCCTGACCGATGCCGCCCACGCGGCGCCGGTCAGCCCTGCTCAAGCGCCCCACAAGGCGTATCTGAGTCTGATCATCGATGACCTGGGGCAAAATCTGCCCCGCGATCGGCGTGTCTTGAGCCTGCCCGGCCCAGTGACCACGGCGGTCATGCCCGACACCCCGCACGCCGCCGAATTTGCCCGCGAAGCCCACAAGGCCGGCAAAATCGTCATTCTGCACATGCCGATGGACCCTGCTACGGGGCCATTTGCCTGGCACCCGGACCTGCCCCTCGATGAGCTGGCCAAACGCCTCGACGCAGCCTTCAAGGCGGTGCCCTACACCAGCGGCATCAACAACCATGAAGGCAGCCGCATGACCGCTCAGCCACAGGCAATGGCCTGGTTGATGGGCGAGCTGCAACAGCGTCACAAGTTCTTTGTCGACAGCCGGACCAGCGCCAGCACAGTCGCGGCGGCCCAAGCGCAAAAAATTGGTTTGGCCAGCGTTTCGCGGGATGTGTTCCTCGACAACGTGCGGACCGAACCAGCGATTACCGAACAGCTCAACACCGCCATCAAACACGCCAAAACCCACGGTTCGGTGGTCATGATCGGCCATCCTTACCCGCAAACCCTCGCAGTGCTGGAGCGAGAACTGCCCAAGCTAAAAGCACAAGGCATTGACTGGATCGACATCAAACAGATGATCGGCCTGCGCAGCAACAAAGCGGTGGCGGGTCATGGCAAAGACGGTGTTTATCGCTAGACATATGTACCGCACGCCACCTTCAGACACCTGATTAATTGAGTGACCGCCTCAGGGCACCATCACTCACTATCAGGTTATTCCATGAAAACCGCCCACCAACTCGCTGGTTGCGCACTGCTGATTATTTGCTTGCCTGCCGCGGCCAAAAACTTCGACCAAGGCGTAGTCGACCATGCACCCCCTCTGGTTTTGAACAACAGTCAGGGCCAGAACAATCACTGGTCAGGCATTGGCCTGTTTACCGCCAAGCACACCTGCAATGCCAGCCTCATTGATACCCGCGCCTATGAGCGTGACGGACCAGGGTACGTGCTGACCAGCGGCCACTGCTTCGAGTTTCCCCACCAGCAACTCATCAATACCGACACCGAAGTAAACGTGGCCATCCGCTTCAACAACTTTCAAGACACCCCACAGAACCAGGCCGTCTACACAATAAAAAGGGTCAATTGGCAAAGCCTGCAAGGTACCAATCTGGCCATAGCGGAGCTGGATGCACCGCTGTCCCGACTTATCGCAAATGGCATTCACCCTCTGACAGTTGGCCCCGCCCCCCAAACCTCTATCAGCGGCCTGCTGGTTGGAGCGTCGTCCCCTCGGGTAAACGCGCTGGCCATCAGGTCTTGCCTGTTGCAACCCAGCGCCGATACCGTTGCCCACCCTGCGGTGTGGCGCAATGCACTGAAAAGCCAATGCAACCTCACAACAAGCACGCTCTCCGGGAGCCCGATGCTGGATCGCGATTCAAACACCATCATCGCCGTGCTGGGCGCCATCCCCCTTCGCCAGAATGCCCGCAACCGATGCGATCAAAGCGCCCCTTGTGAAACCAGCGACGGCATCGCTCAAGCACAGCAACTCAACACGCAGTACTCGCACACAGTAGAAAACCTCAGTAACTGCTGGAAAAATGGCGTGCTGAACAATGACCCCGACTATTGCTCGCTTTATCCGGCAACGATCACCACGCTGTCTGCCCCGAAGCCTGTGCAGCATTATTTGCCCGCACTGTCGGGGGATGAACATCCCGCCATTTTCCCCACCTGGGATGTGAAATTTTCAATATCCACACCCTTTTACCGCTACAAAGTTGTCGACCGCTCAGAGAGCTGCCAAAACCCTGCCGACTACAGCACTGCCTTAACCAGCAGGAACGCCCATGTCACTGCGCCCGTCGGCGCTAAAGCGGGTATCAGCATGCTCTGTTTACTCGGCGTATCCAGCGAAAACCAAGGGCCGTTATGGGGGGATTTGTCGAATGTGCGGATGCTGGCCGTCAACCTGGTGGAACAAGGAGATGCGTGGATGCCTGCTATAAGTGCAACAGGTTTTGGGTTTGAGCGCCCCCATTGGACCGAACTGACGCTGGTGCGCGACGCTCACTTTAATACGCGCTACTTCGTCAAATCAGGCCCGCCCGCCTCTACCGAGTGTGAAGCGCACGAGGGGTATAGCCCCATTGCTGACGAGGCGTTTGAAAAGGACACCTTCAAAATAGTGCGCCAAGCACAGACCACTCGGCACTGCCTATACAGCCACAACATCCGAAACGATCAATCCGCTGTTGTGAGCTATCAGATGAACATGCAGCCATAACGCTGAAGAGGTAGCAAAGCTGCGATCTTTTGATCTCTTCAATCAGCAGCATTCAAAAGATCGCAGCTGCCAGAAGCACCTACGAGATGATTCAACGAATCGAGAGGTATTTCGCCTGAATCATCTCGACTACGCCTTCTGCCCGCAGTTCATCCAGCGCCACCTGCAACTTGCTCACCACCTCATCCGGCACTTCCTTATTCAATGCCAGATACAACTCGGCCTGATTAAAGCGCAGCACCGTCTTGAACCCTGAAATACCCACCTGACGCGCCAGAAATCGACCGGCCGGATCACCTGTAGCCCAGAGATCAATTTGCCCGGCCTGTAGCTTTCTGGCGTTGTCCTGATCGCGCAAAACGATAACGGGCTTGAACCCTTGCTTCTCCAACGACTGGGCAATCACGTCACTTTTATAAGCGCCGATCCGGTATTTTCCTGCCTGCTCAAGAGAGGTCAGTTCAATCGGGCTATCTGCCCGGGCCAGCAAGACCCAGTCATCCGGACCAATTGGGCCGACCCATTTAAACAGCGCTTCACGCTCAGGCACGCGTGCCGTGACAAAAACACCGTAATCTGGGTTTGCCAAAGCGAGGTTATAAATACGCTCCCATGGAAAGCGCAGGGTCATGCTGTAGGGGATACCGGCACGCTTGAAGGTTTCACGCAGCACTTCGACGGCAATGCCTTCGAGATTCTGGTTTTGCGCGAAGTTTTTCCCATTAATGGCCATGTTGTAAGGCGGGAAATTTTCAGTCAGCAGCACCAGGGGAGTCCGAGGGGCTTGCGCCGAATAAGTGGAACTCGCCAGCCACATCGTGCAACCGGCAAGACCGAGCAGAAAACGTTTAAACATGACAGACAATCCAAATCCATGGCGTGCCCAAGAGTGACGCGGGCACACCATGGTGTCTAGTAGCCTTTGTGTTTAACGCACCACGATCCCGCGCTCAGCCATATAGGCTTTGGCTTGCGGCACGGTGTATTCACCAAAGTGAAAAATGCTCGCCGCCAACACGGCACTGGCGTGACCTTCCAAAATGCCATCCGCCAAGTGCTGCAAGTTGCCGACACCACCCGAGGCGATCACCGGAATGCCCAACGCATCGCTGATTGCACGGGTCACGCCCAGATCAAAGCCGCTTTTCATGCCGTCCTGATCCATGCTGGTCAGCAAGATTTCACCCGCGCCCAAGCCTTCCATCTTCATCGCCCACTCAACGGCGTCGAGTCCGGTTGGCTTGCGCCCGCCGTGGGTGAAGATCTCCCAGCGCGGGGTTTCGCCCGGCAAGGAGACTTTCTTGGCATCAATGGCGACCACAATGCACTGCGAGCCGAAATGCTGCGCAGCCTCACCGACAAACTCCGGGTTAAACACCGCAGCAGTGTTGATCGAAACCTTGTCGGCACCCGCGTTGAGCAGGTTGCGGATGTCTTGAATACAGCGCACGCCACCGCCCACGGTCAGCGGGATAAACACCTGGCTGGCCATGCGTTCAACGGTATGCAGCGTGGTGTCGCGGCCATCGACGCTGGCAGTGATGTCGAGAAAGGTAATCTCGTCAGCCCCTTGCTCGTCATAGCGACGGGCGATTTCTACCGGGTCGCCCGCGTCGCGGATGTTCTCGAACTTGACGCCCTTCACGACCCGGCCGTTATCCACGTCCAGGCAAGGGATGATGCGTTTGGCCAGCGCCATGCGGTTCTCCTCAGGCCTTGTAGCTGTCGCAGAAGGCCTGAGCCTCAGCCACATCCAGGGTGCCTTCATAGATCGCGCGGCCCGTAATCGCGCCCACGATGCCCGGCGCCTTGGCGTCCAGCAGGGACTTGATGTCGCCCAAGTTGTGGATGCCGCCCGAAGCGATCACCGGGATGCTGGTCGCAGCAGCCAGCGCGGCGGTGAATTCCACGTTGCAGCCCTGCATCATGCCGTCTTTGGCGATGTCGGTATAAACGATGGCTGATACGCCGTCCGCTTCAAAACGTTTGGCCAGATCGATGACCTGTACGGTGCTGATTTCAGCCCAGCCGTCAGTGGCCACGAAACCATCCTGTGCATCCATGCCGACAATGATTTTGCCGGGGAAGGCACGGCACGCTTCTGCCACGAACTCAGGGTTCTTGACCGCTTTGGTGCCCAAAATCACGTAGCTCACGCCCGCTTTGACGTAATGCTCGATGGTTTGGAGCGAGCGAATGCCGCCGCCGATCTGGATCGGCAAATGCGGGTAGCGCTTGGCAATGGCCGTGACCACGTCGCCATTGACCGGCTGGCCTTCAAAGGCGCCGTTCAGGTCAACCAGGTGCAGACGGCGGCAACCACCTTCTACCCATTTGGCAGCCATGCTCACCGGGTCGTCGGAGAACACCGTGGAATCTTCCATGCGGCCCTGGCGCAGACGTACACAGGCACCGTCTTTAAGATCGATAGCGGGAATAATCAGCATCTGGCAAACCTTAAAATTCGGGAGTCGAAGACTCGGAAATCAGTTTTTTTCAAGCGCCCACACATCGCTCTCGATGCTTTCGAACCTCTCTTTGAGGTGCGCCTGCACATCGAAAATCGCGCGATTGTAGTAATGCGGCGCAATTTCGCGGGTGAACAACTCAAGGATTTCAGCCGCCTCGAACGAACCCAGGTCCAGTTCGAAACGGTCTTGCATAAAGCGTTTGATCTTGCTGTTGGCCTCGTTCTCTTGCTCGGGGGTAAGCGTGAGAATCGGCGGCTTTTTACGGGGCGCCATTACCAGCGCCCGTCCCAAGCCACGAAGTTTTCCAGCAACTGCAAGCCGTGGGTATGGCTCTTCTCAGGGTGAAACTGCACCGCAAAACGCGACCCTTCGGCCAGCGCTGCCGCGAAGTCGACGCCGTAATGCCCGCCCCCCACCACTTGGCGGGGGTTGCCCGCCGCGATGTAGTAGCTGTGCACAAAGTAGAAGCGTGCCAGGTCAGGGATGCTGTGCCACAGCGGGTGATCGACCTTCTGCTGCACTTCGTTCCAGCCCATGTGCGGCACTTTCAGGTGCTCGCCGTCTTCATGCAGGTCTTTGCCGAAAAACTTCACTTGGCCTGGGAACAGACCGATGCAATCAACGCCGCCGTTCTCTTCACTGCTGTCGAGCAAGGCTTGCATGCCGACGCAGATCCCGAGGAACGGGCGATCCTGGCTGACTTCACGCACCAGCGAGTCAAACCCCAAACGCCGGATCTCAGCCATGCAATCGCGAATCGCGCCAACACCCGGGAACACCACGCGGTCGGCTTCGCGAATCACGCTGGCATCGCTGGTGATCAACACCCGACCGCCGCCAACGTGTTCCAGCGCCTTGGCCACCGAGTGCAAGTTACCCATGCCGTAGTCGATAACCGCCACTGTCTGCATCAGAGCACGCCCTTGGTCGATGGCATTTGCCCTGCCATGCGCTCATCGAGCGTGATCGCCATGCGCAGCGCGCGGCCGAACGCCTTGAACACGGTTTCGATCTGGTGGTGGGTGTTGGTGCCACGCAGGTTGTCGATGTGCAGCGTCACGTTGGCGTGGTTCACGAAGCCCTGAAAGAACTCCTGAAACAGATCAACGTCGAAGCCGCCGACAGTCGCGCGGGTATACGGAATGTGCATTTGCAGGCCTGGACGGCCAGAGAAATCGATCACTACGCGCGACAGCGCTTCATCCAGCGGGACATAAGCGTGCCCGTAACGGGTCATGCCTTTTTTATCGCCGACCGCTTGGTTGAAGGCTTTACCGAGGGTAATGCCCACGTCCTCGACGGTATGGTGATCGTCGATATGCAGGTCGCCTTTGCACTCGATGTCCAGGTCGATCAGCCCGTGTCGAGCGATCTGGTCGAGCATGTGCTCAAGAAAAGGCACTCCGATATCAAATCGGGCCTTACCGGTACCATCCAAGTTGATCGAGGCTTTGATCTGGGTTTCC
This window encodes:
- a CDS encoding murein hydrolase activator EnvC, which gives rise to MLRALIALALTCLLQPAFADERAQTQQQLDATRQDIGELKKLLGKLQEEKTGAQKDLRSTETEIGKLEKQVEDLQKELKKSEGELLRLDSEKKKLHSAKVEQQRLIAIQARAAYQGGRQEYLKLLLNQQNPEKFARTLTYYDYLSQARMAQLKGFNETLRQLANVEADINLQQAQLLTQKSSLDAQRAELDTVRAQRQQVLAKLNNDVKDRDQKLQSREQDQADLAKVLKTIEETLARQAREAEEARQKALIAQQEAEKKRQREAESVVTDAPRKPVKSTPGALVSSAGVSYGGPFSQARGKLPWPVDGRLLARFGESRGDDARTKWDGVMISANAGTQVHAVHGGRVVFADWLRGAGQLVILDHGNGYLSLYGHNQTLLKAAGDVVKAGDVISTVGNSGGQATPALYFAIRQQGRPSDPAQWCRTQG
- a CDS encoding S41 family peptidase, which translates into the protein MPHLSRLNSLALMIALVVGSPLALAAQPVAQPAAAASAKAPLPLEELRTFAEVMDRIKAAYVEPVDDKTLLENAIKGMLSNLDPHSAYLGPEDFAELQESTSGEFGGLGIEVGSEDGNIKIVSPIDDTPASKAGVQAGDFIVKINGQPTRGLSMTEAVDKMRGKIGQKITLTLVRDGGTPFDVTLTRANIQVKSVKAQLLEDGYGYIRITQFQVKTGEEVAAALTKLRKENGNKKLKGIILDLRNNPGGVLQSAVEVVDHFITKGLIVYTKGRIANSELRFSATGKDLSEGVPLVVLINGGSASASEIVAGALQDQKRGVVMGTTSFGKGSVQTVLPLNNDRALKITTALYFTPNGRSIQAQGIVPDIEVSRAKITREQDTEYYKEADLQGHLGNGNGGADRPTGSGPKAKPMPQDDDFQLSQALSLLKGLSITRGN
- a CDS encoding divergent polysaccharide deacetylase family protein → MRFSLALALLCCLTDAAHAAPVSPAQAPHKAYLSLIIDDLGQNLPRDRRVLSLPGPVTTAVMPDTPHAAEFAREAHKAGKIVILHMPMDPATGPFAWHPDLPLDELAKRLDAAFKAVPYTSGINNHEGSRMTAQPQAMAWLMGELQQRHKFFVDSRTSASTVAAAQAQKIGLASVSRDVFLDNVRTEPAITEQLNTAIKHAKTHGSVVMIGHPYPQTLAVLERELPKLKAQGIDWIDIKQMIGLRSNKAVAGHGKDGVYR
- a CDS encoding ABC transporter substrate-binding protein, which translates into the protein MFKRFLLGLAGCTMWLASSTYSAQAPRTPLVLLTENFPPYNMAINGKNFAQNQNLEGIAVEVLRETFKRAGIPYSMTLRFPWERIYNLALANPDYGVFVTARVPEREALFKWVGPIGPDDWVLLARADSPIELTSLEQAGKYRIGAYKSDVIAQSLEKQGFKPVIVLRDQDNARKLQAGQIDLWATGDPAGRFLARQVGISGFKTVLRFNQAELYLALNKEVPDEVVSKLQVALDELRAEGVVEMIQAKYLSIR
- the hisF gene encoding imidazole glycerol phosphate synthase subunit HisF — protein: MALAKRIIPCLDVDNGRVVKGVKFENIRDAGDPVEIARRYDEQGADEITFLDITASVDGRDTTLHTVERMASQVFIPLTVGGGVRCIQDIRNLLNAGADKVSINTAAVFNPEFVGEAAQHFGSQCIVVAIDAKKVSLPGETPRWEIFTHGGRKPTGLDAVEWAMKMEGLGAGEILLTSMDQDGMKSGFDLGVTRAISDALGIPVIASGGVGNLQHLADGILEGHASAVLAASIFHFGEYTVPQAKAYMAERGIVVR
- the hisA gene encoding 1-(5-phosphoribosyl)-5-[(5-phosphoribosylamino)methylideneamino]imidazole-4-carboxamide isomerase, which codes for MLIIPAIDLKDGACVRLRQGRMEDSTVFSDDPVSMAAKWVEGGCRRLHLVDLNGAFEGQPVNGDVVTAIAKRYPHLPIQIGGGIRSLQTIEHYVKAGVSYVILGTKAVKNPEFVAEACRAFPGKIIVGMDAQDGFVATDGWAEISTVQVIDLAKRFEADGVSAIVYTDIAKDGMMQGCNVEFTAALAAATSIPVIASGGIHNLGDIKSLLDAKAPGIVGAITGRAIYEGTLDVAEAQAFCDSYKA
- a CDS encoding DUF2164 domain-containing protein is translated as MAPRKKPPILTLTPEQENEANSKIKRFMQDRFELDLGSFEAAEILELFTREIAPHYYNRAIFDVQAHLKERFESIESDVWALEKN
- the hisH gene encoding imidazole glycerol phosphate synthase subunit HisH, giving the protein MQTVAVIDYGMGNLHSVAKALEHVGGGRVLITSDASVIREADRVVFPGVGAIRDCMAEIRRLGFDSLVREVSQDRPFLGICVGMQALLDSSEENGGVDCIGLFPGQVKFFGKDLHEDGEHLKVPHMGWNEVQQKVDHPLWHSIPDLARFYFVHSYYIAAGNPRQVVGGGHYGVDFAAALAEGSRFAVQFHPEKSHTHGLQLLENFVAWDGRW
- the hisB gene encoding imidazoleglycerol-phosphate dehydratase HisB; its protein translation is MAERKASVERDTLETQIKASINLDGTGKARFDIGVPFLEHMLDQIARHGLIDLDIECKGDLHIDDHHTVEDVGITLGKAFNQAVGDKKGMTRYGHAYVPLDEALSRVVIDFSGRPGLQMHIPYTRATVGGFDVDLFQEFFQGFVNHANVTLHIDNLRGTNTHHQIETVFKAFGRALRMAITLDERMAGQMPSTKGVL